From Candidatus Zixiibacteriota bacterium, the proteins below share one genomic window:
- a CDS encoding tetratricopeptide repeat protein, protein MLDFTGFGWIIFWVFALAAAGAALWWSGTLKRRTSSAPQLYTDALRALVEGDDQLAFERLKATVSEDSNNLDAYIKLGDLLRKRGHVERAIRVHEDLTLRLGLPPKGQIAVHQSLALDHIAAEAWRDAESSLRKILSLDDHHLWAREQLVAVLERSKRYDDAYEVCRNGGGRGRDQVLARLKTLEAGEVTRAGRPHDARVLYKDALKHDDHHLAALLGIGDAYRNEGRLDDAVEWWTRYAETAPKDAHVIFDRLERALFELGQFGEITAFYDRILESDPSNTAALVALGDLALKKGERETAQRHYRQALDINPNDLSARAGLIRILAQQKRFDLVGEEIEGLLASAAGGR, encoded by the coding sequence ATGCTGGACTTTACCGGATTCGGCTGGATCATCTTCTGGGTGTTCGCGCTGGCGGCCGCCGGGGCGGCGTTGTGGTGGAGCGGCACGCTCAAGCGACGGACCTCATCGGCGCCGCAACTGTACACCGATGCCCTGCGCGCGTTGGTCGAAGGCGACGACCAACTGGCATTCGAACGCCTGAAAGCGACCGTGAGCGAAGACTCCAACAACCTTGACGCCTACATCAAGCTCGGCGATCTCTTGCGCAAGCGCGGGCATGTCGAACGTGCAATCCGGGTGCATGAAGATTTGACATTACGGCTCGGATTGCCGCCCAAGGGCCAGATCGCTGTGCACCAGAGTCTCGCCCTCGACCACATTGCCGCCGAGGCATGGCGTGATGCGGAAAGTTCGCTGCGAAAGATTCTGTCGCTCGACGATCACCATCTGTGGGCGCGCGAGCAATTGGTCGCAGTGCTTGAACGCAGCAAGCGTTACGACGACGCCTATGAAGTCTGTCGCAATGGCGGCGGCCGCGGGCGCGACCAGGTGCTGGCGCGTCTCAAAACGCTCGAAGCCGGGGAAGTCACCCGCGCCGGACGCCCGCATGACGCGCGCGTGCTCTACAAGGACGCACTCAAACACGATGACCATCACCTCGCCGCGCTGCTCGGGATCGGCGATGCCTATCGCAACGAAGGCCGTCTCGATGACGCGGTCGAATGGTGGACGCGCTACGCCGAGACCGCGCCGAAAGACGCGCACGTGATCTTCGACCGGCTGGAGCGCGCCCTCTTTGAACTGGGACAATTCGGCGAGATCACCGCATTTTACGATCGCATCCTCGAATCCGACCCGTCCAACACCGCCGCACTCGTCGCCCTCGGCGATCTCGCCCTGAAAAAGGGCGAACGCGAAACGGCGCAGCGCCACTACCGTCAGGCGCTCGACATCAACCCCAACGATCTCTCCGCCCGCGCAGGCCTGATCCGCATCCTCGCGCAGCAAAAACGCTTCGATCTGGTCGGTGAAGAGATTGAGGGGCTATTGGCGAGCGCGGCGGGGGGGAGGTAG